In Poecilia reticulata strain Guanapo linkage group LG1, Guppy_female_1.0+MT, whole genome shotgun sequence, one genomic interval encodes:
- the coro2aa gene encoding coronin-2A isoform X1 — MTVSKMTWRPQYRSSKFRHVFGKAATKENCFDGVPITRSVQDNHFCAVNPRFVAIITECAGGGAFLVLSVNHPGKVDPHHPRVSGHRGNVLDIKWNPFNDYCIASCSEDTTVKVWEIPTHGVLKTLTVPWKELQGHSRRVGIIEWHPTANNILFSTAYDYQVMIWNLDSPEQVIKNPVRTIKHHTDVVLSMSFNTDGSLLATTCRDRKIRLMEARSGNMLQEGSCKTHKASKALILGNMKMIFTSGTSRYNSRQFVLWDQDDLSTPLLEENLDGSSGLLFPFYDPDTHMLYLAGKGDGSIRYYEISSEKPYIQYLMEFRSHTPQKGMGVMPKRGLDVSSCEVFRFYKVVTVKSLIEPVSMIVPRRSESYQEDIYPMTPSNRPALTADEWLSGVDKGPILMSLKPGSELTEPPSETKALANSMDTHRSWSRPGMPQHSYIQDQQEVKEASDLVEDGRGQTHVINGEDLALCSPPRTENELRLKFLKQQEEIRRLRELLNQRDVRVKQLELEIKNIKNSQTQS; from the exons atGACATGGCGTCCTCAGTACCGCAGCTCCAAGTTTCGCCACGTGTTCGGGAAAGCTGCCACTAAGGAGAACTGCTTCGATGGCGTGCCGATCACACGCAGCGTCCAGGACAACCACTTCTGCGCCGTCAACCCTCGCTTCGTCGCCATCATCACGGAGTGCGCCGGGGGCGGAGCCTTCCTGGTCCTGTCGGTCAACCAT CCAGGTAAAGTGGACCCTCACCACCCTCGAGTGTCGGGCCACAGAGGAAATGTTCTGGACATCAAATGGAATCCGTTCAACGATTACTGCATCGCCTCCTGCTCCGAGGACACCACG GTGAAAGTTTGGGAAATCCCGACTCACGGCGTGCTGAAGACACTGACGGTGCCGTGGAAAGAGCTGCAGGGTCACAGCCGCAGGGTGGGCATCATCGAGTGGCATCCGACGGCGAACAACATCCTCTTCAGCACCGCCTACGACTACCAG GTGATGATCTGGAACCTGGACTCTCCAGAGCAGGTGATAAAGAACCCCGTCCGAACCATCAAGCACCACACAGACGTCGTCTTGTCCATGTCCTTCAACACGGATGGGAGCCTCCTGGCCACCACCTGCAGGGACAGGAAGATCCGGCTGATGGAGGCGCGCTCAGGGAATATGCTgcag GAAGGAAGCTGCAAGACACACAAAGCCAGTAAGGCGCTGATTTTAGGAAACATGAAGATGATCTTCACATCCGGCACGTCGCGTTACAACAGTCGACAGTTTGTCCTGTGGGATCAG GACGACCTGTCGACGCCTTTATTGGAGGAGAACCTGGATGGTTCCTCGGGTCTCCTGTTCCCGTTCTACGATCCTGACACACACATGCTCTACCTTGCTGGGAAG gGGGACGGAAGCATCAGGTACTACGAGATCAGCTCAGAAAAACCGTACATCCAGTACCTGATGGAGTTCCGCTCACACACGCCTCAGAAAGGAATGG GTGTGATGCCTAAGCGAGGCCTGGACGTCAGCTCATGTGAGGTTTTCAGGTTCTACAAAGTGGTGACGGTCAAGAGCCTCATTGAGCCCGTTTCCATGATCGTACCCCGCAGG TCTGAGTCGTACCAGGAAGACATCTATCCGATGACGCCAAGTAACAGACCAGCTCTGACTGCAGACGAGTGGCTCAGTGGGGTCGATAAAG GACCAATTCTCATGTCTCTGAAGCCTGGGAGTGAACTGACGGAGCCTCCGTCAGAGACGAAGGCGCTGGCCAACTCCATGGACACTCACCGGTCTTGGAGCCGGCCGGGAATGCCGCAGCACTCCTACATTCAggaccaacaggaagtcaaaGAAGCGAGCGACCTGGTTGAAGACGGCCGCGGTCAAACGCATGTGATCAACGGGGAGGACCTGGCGCTTTGCTCGCCTCCCAGGACAGAAAACGAG CTGCGCCTGAAGTTCctgaagcagcaggaggagatcCGGCGGCTGAGGGAGCTCCTCAACCAGAGGGACGTGCGCGTCAAGCAGCTCGAGCTGGAGATTAAGAACATCAAGAACTCCCAGACGCAGAGCTAA
- the coro2aa gene encoding coronin-2A isoform X2: MTWRPQYRSSKFRHVFGKAATKENCFDGVPITRSVQDNHFCAVNPRFVAIITECAGGGAFLVLSVNHPGKVDPHHPRVSGHRGNVLDIKWNPFNDYCIASCSEDTTVKVWEIPTHGVLKTLTVPWKELQGHSRRVGIIEWHPTANNILFSTAYDYQVMIWNLDSPEQVIKNPVRTIKHHTDVVLSMSFNTDGSLLATTCRDRKIRLMEARSGNMLQEGSCKTHKASKALILGNMKMIFTSGTSRYNSRQFVLWDQDDLSTPLLEENLDGSSGLLFPFYDPDTHMLYLAGKGDGSIRYYEISSEKPYIQYLMEFRSHTPQKGMGVMPKRGLDVSSCEVFRFYKVVTVKSLIEPVSMIVPRRSESYQEDIYPMTPSNRPALTADEWLSGVDKGPILMSLKPGSELTEPPSETKALANSMDTHRSWSRPGMPQHSYIQDQQEVKEASDLVEDGRGQTHVINGEDLALCSPPRTENELRLKFLKQQEEIRRLRELLNQRDVRVKQLELEIKNIKNSQTQS; the protein is encoded by the exons atGACATGGCGTCCTCAGTACCGCAGCTCCAAGTTTCGCCACGTGTTCGGGAAAGCTGCCACTAAGGAGAACTGCTTCGATGGCGTGCCGATCACACGCAGCGTCCAGGACAACCACTTCTGCGCCGTCAACCCTCGCTTCGTCGCCATCATCACGGAGTGCGCCGGGGGCGGAGCCTTCCTGGTCCTGTCGGTCAACCAT CCAGGTAAAGTGGACCCTCACCACCCTCGAGTGTCGGGCCACAGAGGAAATGTTCTGGACATCAAATGGAATCCGTTCAACGATTACTGCATCGCCTCCTGCTCCGAGGACACCACG GTGAAAGTTTGGGAAATCCCGACTCACGGCGTGCTGAAGACACTGACGGTGCCGTGGAAAGAGCTGCAGGGTCACAGCCGCAGGGTGGGCATCATCGAGTGGCATCCGACGGCGAACAACATCCTCTTCAGCACCGCCTACGACTACCAG GTGATGATCTGGAACCTGGACTCTCCAGAGCAGGTGATAAAGAACCCCGTCCGAACCATCAAGCACCACACAGACGTCGTCTTGTCCATGTCCTTCAACACGGATGGGAGCCTCCTGGCCACCACCTGCAGGGACAGGAAGATCCGGCTGATGGAGGCGCGCTCAGGGAATATGCTgcag GAAGGAAGCTGCAAGACACACAAAGCCAGTAAGGCGCTGATTTTAGGAAACATGAAGATGATCTTCACATCCGGCACGTCGCGTTACAACAGTCGACAGTTTGTCCTGTGGGATCAG GACGACCTGTCGACGCCTTTATTGGAGGAGAACCTGGATGGTTCCTCGGGTCTCCTGTTCCCGTTCTACGATCCTGACACACACATGCTCTACCTTGCTGGGAAG gGGGACGGAAGCATCAGGTACTACGAGATCAGCTCAGAAAAACCGTACATCCAGTACCTGATGGAGTTCCGCTCACACACGCCTCAGAAAGGAATGG GTGTGATGCCTAAGCGAGGCCTGGACGTCAGCTCATGTGAGGTTTTCAGGTTCTACAAAGTGGTGACGGTCAAGAGCCTCATTGAGCCCGTTTCCATGATCGTACCCCGCAGG TCTGAGTCGTACCAGGAAGACATCTATCCGATGACGCCAAGTAACAGACCAGCTCTGACTGCAGACGAGTGGCTCAGTGGGGTCGATAAAG GACCAATTCTCATGTCTCTGAAGCCTGGGAGTGAACTGACGGAGCCTCCGTCAGAGACGAAGGCGCTGGCCAACTCCATGGACACTCACCGGTCTTGGAGCCGGCCGGGAATGCCGCAGCACTCCTACATTCAggaccaacaggaagtcaaaGAAGCGAGCGACCTGGTTGAAGACGGCCGCGGTCAAACGCATGTGATCAACGGGGAGGACCTGGCGCTTTGCTCGCCTCCCAGGACAGAAAACGAG CTGCGCCTGAAGTTCctgaagcagcaggaggagatcCGGCGGCTGAGGGAGCTCCTCAACCAGAGGGACGTGCGCGTCAAGCAGCTCGAGCTGGAGATTAAGAACATCAAGAACTCCCAGACGCAGAGCTAA
- the anp32b gene encoding acidic leucine-rich nuclear phosphoprotein 32 family member B isoform X1, whose translation MDMKKRIHLELRNRTPSDVRELVLDNCRSVEGKIEGLTAEFVNLEFLSLINVGLISVSNLPKLAKLKKLELSDNRISGGLDVLAEKLPNLTHLNLSGNKLKDISTLEPLKKLENLKSLDLFNCEVTNLNDYRESVFKLLPQLTYLDGYDMEDREASDSDGEVDGEGVDDDEDEEGEEEEDEDGEEEDFDEEDDDEEDEEEVEGEDDDDEVSGDEEDDEFGQDGEVEDEDEDEDEDEEEAEAGKGQKRKREAEDEDDDEDDEDDD comes from the exons ATGGACATGAAAAAGAGGATCCACTTGGAGCTAAGAAACAGGACACCGTCTGAT gTACGAGAACTCGTCCTCGATAATTGTCGGTCGGTTGAAGGGAAAATCGAAGGCCTCACAGCCGAGTTCGTCAACCTCGAATTCCTCAGTTTGATAAATGTCGGCCTAATCTCAGTGTCCAACCTGCCTAAACTAGCGAAACTGAAAAAG CTGGAGTTGAGTGACAACAGAATCAGCGGCGGCCTCGACGTTTTAGCAGAGAAACTCCCCAACCTCACACATCTAAACCTGAGCGGAAACAAATTGAAAGACATCAGCACGTTGGAACCGTTG aaaaagctggaaaacCTGAAGAGTTTGGACCTGTTCAACTGTGAAGTAACGAACCTGAACGACTATAGAGAGAGCGTCTTCAAGCTGCTGCCTCAGCTCACCTACCTGGACGGCTACGACATGGAGGACAGGGAAGCCTCCGACTCTGACGGAGAGGTGGATGGAGAAGGCGTGGATGATGACGAGGACGAAG agggagaggaggaggaagacgaagaTGGGGAGGAGGAAGACTTtgatgaggaggatgatgatgaggaagatgaagaggaggtaGAAggagaagatgatgatgatgaagttAGTGGTGATGAGGAG GACGACGAGTTCGGTCAGGATGGAGAGGTggaggatgaggatgaagacGAGGATGAAGACGAAGAGG AAGCAGAAGCCGGGAAAGGCCAGAAGAGAAAGCGAGAAGCAGAGGATGAAGACGACGATGAGGACGACGAGGACGACGAttaa
- the anp32b gene encoding acidic leucine-rich nuclear phosphoprotein 32 family member B isoform X2, which produces MDMKKRIHLELRNRTPSDVRELVLDNCRSVEGKIEGLTAEFVNLEFLSLINVGLISVSNLPKLAKLKKLELSDNRISGGLDVLAEKLPNLTHLNLSGNKLKDISTLEPLKKLENLKSLDLFNCEVTNLNDYRESVFKLLPQLTYLDGYDMEDREASDSDGEVDGEGVDDDEDEEGEEEEDEDGEEEDFDEEDDDEEDEEEVEGEDDDDEVSGDEEDDEFGQDGEVEDEDEDEDEDEEAEAGKGQKRKREAEDEDDDEDDEDDD; this is translated from the exons ATGGACATGAAAAAGAGGATCCACTTGGAGCTAAGAAACAGGACACCGTCTGAT gTACGAGAACTCGTCCTCGATAATTGTCGGTCGGTTGAAGGGAAAATCGAAGGCCTCACAGCCGAGTTCGTCAACCTCGAATTCCTCAGTTTGATAAATGTCGGCCTAATCTCAGTGTCCAACCTGCCTAAACTAGCGAAACTGAAAAAG CTGGAGTTGAGTGACAACAGAATCAGCGGCGGCCTCGACGTTTTAGCAGAGAAACTCCCCAACCTCACACATCTAAACCTGAGCGGAAACAAATTGAAAGACATCAGCACGTTGGAACCGTTG aaaaagctggaaaacCTGAAGAGTTTGGACCTGTTCAACTGTGAAGTAACGAACCTGAACGACTATAGAGAGAGCGTCTTCAAGCTGCTGCCTCAGCTCACCTACCTGGACGGCTACGACATGGAGGACAGGGAAGCCTCCGACTCTGACGGAGAGGTGGATGGAGAAGGCGTGGATGATGACGAGGACGAAG agggagaggaggaggaagacgaagaTGGGGAGGAGGAAGACTTtgatgaggaggatgatgatgaggaagatgaagaggaggtaGAAggagaagatgatgatgatgaagttAGTGGTGATGAGGAG GACGACGAGTTCGGTCAGGATGGAGAGGTggaggatgaggatgaagacGAGGATGAAGACGAAGAGG CAGAAGCCGGGAAAGGCCAGAAGAGAAAGCGAGAAGCAGAGGATGAAGACGACGATGAGGACGACGAGGACGACGAttaa
- the anp32b gene encoding acidic leucine-rich nuclear phosphoprotein 32 family member B isoform X3, with product MDMKKRIHLELRNRTPSDVRELVLDNCRSVEGKIEGLTAEFVNLEFLSLINVGLISVSNLPKLAKLKKLELSDNRISGGLDVLAEKLPNLTHLNLSGNKLKDISTLEPLKKLENLKSLDLFNCEVTNLNDYRESVFKLLPQLTYLDGYDMEDREASDSDGEVDGEGVDDDEDEEGEEEEDEDGEEEDFDEEDDDEEDEEEVEGEDDDDEVSGDEEDDEFGQDGEVEDEDEDEDEDEEEAGKGQKRKREAEDEDDDEDDEDDD from the exons ATGGACATGAAAAAGAGGATCCACTTGGAGCTAAGAAACAGGACACCGTCTGAT gTACGAGAACTCGTCCTCGATAATTGTCGGTCGGTTGAAGGGAAAATCGAAGGCCTCACAGCCGAGTTCGTCAACCTCGAATTCCTCAGTTTGATAAATGTCGGCCTAATCTCAGTGTCCAACCTGCCTAAACTAGCGAAACTGAAAAAG CTGGAGTTGAGTGACAACAGAATCAGCGGCGGCCTCGACGTTTTAGCAGAGAAACTCCCCAACCTCACACATCTAAACCTGAGCGGAAACAAATTGAAAGACATCAGCACGTTGGAACCGTTG aaaaagctggaaaacCTGAAGAGTTTGGACCTGTTCAACTGTGAAGTAACGAACCTGAACGACTATAGAGAGAGCGTCTTCAAGCTGCTGCCTCAGCTCACCTACCTGGACGGCTACGACATGGAGGACAGGGAAGCCTCCGACTCTGACGGAGAGGTGGATGGAGAAGGCGTGGATGATGACGAGGACGAAG agggagaggaggaggaagacgaagaTGGGGAGGAGGAAGACTTtgatgaggaggatgatgatgaggaagatgaagaggaggtaGAAggagaagatgatgatgatgaagttAGTGGTGATGAGGAG GACGACGAGTTCGGTCAGGATGGAGAGGTggaggatgaggatgaagacGAGGATGAAGACGAAGAGG AAGCCGGGAAAGGCCAGAAGAGAAAGCGAGAAGCAGAGGATGAAGACGACGATGAGGACGACGAGGACGACGAttaa
- the hemgn gene encoding fibrous sheath CABYR-binding protein isoform X1: MVNQIIRLEEGGGNRQHSFFFFLFSALFACAPLQFNSFISAARMEETSQQENLQEVENKIQLQEEGGIRRRLRDRELLKKRKAEAEEKETNQWVFGVESQRKRSRGENKSGTKRRGRPRKTDPVLQFPVISGQILTSQAGVPAVESQQAPDVDAPAPVLVRNPLFEKVEVDSAPVPAQYSAPDVQLPVQNPYAASVPVQAQYAAPEPVQDPYAVSVPVQASYSAPVPVKPQYSVPVPVKAPYAAPEPIQVPYAAPVPVKASYMVPVPVQPAADDPIEVQASDDVPVQFPDAFPVRAPSQDVPAAVPAPPPVEALYPESPDRESPDQVLIEDLGPDDEEDVSPSENDRADEGLDETPLMNSADQNKMYSVPTLSSPPLPQEYLPGNQI; encoded by the exons ATGGTTAACCAGATAATTCGTCTAGAGGAGGGGGGTGGGAATAGacaacacagttttttttttttcctgttctctgCGCTGTTTGCTTGCGCGCCTTTACAGTTCAATTCATTCATATCTGCAGCCAGAATGGAGGAGACGTCGCAGCAGGAGAACTTACAAGAAGTGGAGAATAAAATCCAACTCCAGGAGGAAG GCGGGATCCGGCGGCGGCTGAGAGACCGGGAGCTTCTCAAGAAGAGAAAAGCCGAAGCAGAAGAGAAGGAAACTAACCAGTGGGTTTTTGg GGTGGAGAGCCAGAGGAAAAGGTCAAGAGGCGAGAACAAGAGTGGCACCAAGAGGAGAGGGAGGCCTCGGAAGACCGACCCCGTCCTGCAGTTCCCAGTCATCTCGGGTCAAATACTGACCTCTCAGGCTGGCGTCCCGGCTGTGGAGTCACAACAAGCTCCAGATGTAGATGCACCTGCTCCTGTGCTGGTCCGAAACCCACTTTTTGAGAAGGTAGAGGTAGATTCTGCTCCAGTTCCTGCCCAGTATTCAGCTCCAGATGTGCAGCTCCCAGTACAAAATCCCTATGCCGCTTCAGTCCCAGTACAAGCTCAGTACGCAGCTCCAGAACCAGTACAAGATCCTTATGCTGTGTCAGTTCCAGTACAAGCTTCCTATTCCGCTCCAGTCCCAGTAAAACCTCAATATTCTGTCCCAGTCCCAGTAAAAGCTCCCTATGCCGCTCCGGAACCAATACAAGTTCCCTATGCCGCTCCAGTCCCAGTAAAAGCCTCCTACATGGTACCAGTTCCAGTTCAGCCTGCTGCTGATGATCCAATCGAAGTTCAAGCCTCCGATGACGTCCCAGTTCAATTTCCAGATGCTTTTCCAGTCCGAGCCCCATCCCAGGATGTTCCAGCTGCAGTTCCAGCTCCTCCCCCGGTGGAGGCGCTCTACCCAGAGTCTCCAGACAGAGAGTCCCCAGACCAGGTTCTGATAGAAGACTTGGGCCCGGATGATGAAGAGGACGTCTCTCCTTCGGAAAACGACAGAGCAGATGAAG GTTTAGATGAAACTCCGCTGATGAACTCGGCcgaccaaaacaaaatgtactcAGTCCCAACGCTGTCCAGCCCTCCTCTGCCTCAGGAATACCTGCCAGGGAATCAGATATAA
- the hemgn gene encoding fibrous sheath CABYR-binding protein isoform X2, translating to MVNQIIRLEEGGGNRQHSFFFFLFSALFACAPLQFNSFISAARMEETSQQENLQEVENKIQLQEEGGIRRRLRDRELLKKRKAEAEEKETNQVESQRKRSRGENKSGTKRRGRPRKTDPVLQFPVISGQILTSQAGVPAVESQQAPDVDAPAPVLVRNPLFEKVEVDSAPVPAQYSAPDVQLPVQNPYAASVPVQAQYAAPEPVQDPYAVSVPVQASYSAPVPVKPQYSVPVPVKAPYAAPEPIQVPYAAPVPVKASYMVPVPVQPAADDPIEVQASDDVPVQFPDAFPVRAPSQDVPAAVPAPPPVEALYPESPDRESPDQVLIEDLGPDDEEDVSPSENDRADEGLDETPLMNSADQNKMYSVPTLSSPPLPQEYLPGNQI from the exons ATGGTTAACCAGATAATTCGTCTAGAGGAGGGGGGTGGGAATAGacaacacagttttttttttttcctgttctctgCGCTGTTTGCTTGCGCGCCTTTACAGTTCAATTCATTCATATCTGCAGCCAGAATGGAGGAGACGTCGCAGCAGGAGAACTTACAAGAAGTGGAGAATAAAATCCAACTCCAGGAGGAAG GCGGGATCCGGCGGCGGCTGAGAGACCGGGAGCTTCTCAAGAAGAGAAAAGCCGAAGCAGAAGAGAAGGAAACTAACCA GGTGGAGAGCCAGAGGAAAAGGTCAAGAGGCGAGAACAAGAGTGGCACCAAGAGGAGAGGGAGGCCTCGGAAGACCGACCCCGTCCTGCAGTTCCCAGTCATCTCGGGTCAAATACTGACCTCTCAGGCTGGCGTCCCGGCTGTGGAGTCACAACAAGCTCCAGATGTAGATGCACCTGCTCCTGTGCTGGTCCGAAACCCACTTTTTGAGAAGGTAGAGGTAGATTCTGCTCCAGTTCCTGCCCAGTATTCAGCTCCAGATGTGCAGCTCCCAGTACAAAATCCCTATGCCGCTTCAGTCCCAGTACAAGCTCAGTACGCAGCTCCAGAACCAGTACAAGATCCTTATGCTGTGTCAGTTCCAGTACAAGCTTCCTATTCCGCTCCAGTCCCAGTAAAACCTCAATATTCTGTCCCAGTCCCAGTAAAAGCTCCCTATGCCGCTCCGGAACCAATACAAGTTCCCTATGCCGCTCCAGTCCCAGTAAAAGCCTCCTACATGGTACCAGTTCCAGTTCAGCCTGCTGCTGATGATCCAATCGAAGTTCAAGCCTCCGATGACGTCCCAGTTCAATTTCCAGATGCTTTTCCAGTCCGAGCCCCATCCCAGGATGTTCCAGCTGCAGTTCCAGCTCCTCCCCCGGTGGAGGCGCTCTACCCAGAGTCTCCAGACAGAGAGTCCCCAGACCAGGTTCTGATAGAAGACTTGGGCCCGGATGATGAAGAGGACGTCTCTCCTTCGGAAAACGACAGAGCAGATGAAG GTTTAGATGAAACTCCGCTGATGAACTCGGCcgaccaaaacaaaatgtactcAGTCCCAACGCTGTCCAGCCCTCCTCTGCCTCAGGAATACCTGCCAGGGAATCAGATATAA